GCAGACGCATCAAATGATGCGCAGCATGGTCGAGGCCGGTGAAGGCCTGGCGATTGTCGATCCGTTTACCGCCCTTGGCGCCAAATCGGCCGGGCTCGATGCCTGCCCGCTGGCGCCTGCGGTACCGGTCAGCGTCTACGCCCTGCGCCTGAAAAACGCCGAGCCCTCTCCGGCGGTTCAGACGCTGCTGGACATCATCACGGAACAAGCCGTGGCGATGCTGGCGAGCTGATCGGTTTTTCCAGCGGGTTATCGAACAATCGATACCAGAACAATGCGACTTCGGCGGTGTTCGGGTCGATCCCGCGATAACGCAGATGATCGATCCCACCAACCACGTAGCCACAGCGTTCATACAGCCGGCAGGCCCCAAGATTATTGTTCTGGGTTTCCAGCATGATGCCCGGCAGCTTTTTCTTGCGGCTCCAGAACTGCGCTACGTCCAGCAACGCCTTGGCCACGCCATGGCGACGCGCCGGTGCATGCACCGCCAATTCATCGATATGGGCGAAACCGTTCCAGTTGGTGCTGACCACCAGGTGGCCCACCGGCTCATCATCCAGATAGGCCATGAAAATCGCACTGTCGGCGGCGTCGCGAAAGCTGCTGAACTCTTCGGGATCGATGCCGTAGCACTTGCGATACGGGGTGATTGGCGTCACCGGCCACTGCGCCACCGGCTTGCCGATTTCTGCTGCGCCATAGGCGGCGACTTCAAAACTGAAATCACTGCCCCAGATATAAGCCGCAAAACCCTCATCGGCGACACGCACCGAGAGGCCCGGGTATTTGGGATTCATGACGGGCTGCATACTCGCAAAGGTCCTCATTCCTTGATGCAATCGACGGTGTAGTGCCGTCCATTGCCCTCGTCTTCATGTTGCAAGCCATGCACATCGGCGACAAACCCGGGGAAGCTGCTGTCGAACGCCCGGGCAAACTTCAGGTAATCGATGATCGAGCGGGTCGACTCGGTGAAACGCTCGCCGGGCATGATCAACGGGATCCCCGGCGGGTATGGCACCAGCATCACTGCCGCGATCCGCCCGTCCAGGGCATCGATCGAAACGGCCTCCACTTCCCCGCGTACCAATTGATCATAGGCGTCCGCTGGCTTCATCGCGACTTCCGGCAACACCGTGTACATGCGTTTGAGGTGTTTGGCCGTGGCGTTGCTGCGATAACAGGCGTGCAATTGATCGCACAGATCGCGCAACCCCATGCCTTGATAACGGGCCATGTTCTGTTGCGCCACGCACGGCAGGCAGGTGGCCAGGCTGACGTTGGCGTCGTAGCTGCGCTTGAACTCCAGTAACTCGGTCAGCAGCGTGCTCCATTTGCCCTTGGTAATGCCCATCGAGAACAGCACCAGGAATGAATACAGCCCAGTCTTTTCCACGACCAGCCCGCGTTCCCAGAGGAACTTGCTGACTACCGCCGCCGGAATCCCCCGCGCACTCAGCGCGCCGCCCGCCGTCAGCCCCGGCATCACCAGCGTGACCTTGATCGGATCGAGCAGCACATAGTCGTCAGTCACGCCGCCAAAGCCGTGCCAATCGGCGTCGGGTTGCAGCAGCCAGTCTTCGGCGGCCACCTGCTCGATGGCTTCGACCGAGGGCGGCTGCCAGATGGAAAACCACCAGTCATCGGCGGCGATATGCTGGCGCAGATTGGCCAGCGCCCGGCGAAAACTCAGCGCTTCGTCGAACATTTCCTGTAGCAACGAACGACCGGCCGGCCCTTCCATCATCGCCGAGGCCACGTCCAGCGAGGCGATGATGCTGTACTGCGGCGAGGTCGAGATGTGCATCATGAACGCTTCGTTGAAACGGTCGCGATCCAGCTGCCGTGCACCGCCGTCCTGCACGTGAATCATCGACGCCTGGCTGAACGCCGCCAGCAGTTTGTGCGTGGAATGGGTGGTAAACACCAAGGGGCTGTCTTCGCTGCGGGACGTGCCCATGCCATAACGGCCGGCGAAGAACTCGTGGAATGCCGCGTAGGCGAACCAGGCCTCGTCGAAATGCAGCACCTCGACGCTGTTGCCCAGGCTCTGTTTGATCAGTTCGGCGTTGTAACAGAGGCCGTCATAAGTCGAGTTGGTCACCACCGCCAACTTGACCTTGGGCTCGCGGCCCTGGGTCAGTGGGCTCGCGTCGATCTTGGCCTGGATTGATTCGCGGCTGAACTCACTCAACGGAATCGGGCCAATGATCCCCAGCTCATTGCGCTCCGGGCACAGGTACAGCGGAATCGCGCCGGTCATGATGATCGCGTGCAACACTGACTTGTGGCAGTTGCGATCCACCAGCACCAGATCATCGCGTGCC
The Pseudomonas sp. GR 6-02 genome window above contains:
- a CDS encoding GNAT family N-acetyltransferase, translated to MQPVMNPKYPGLSVRVADEGFAAYIWGSDFSFEVAAYGAAEIGKPVAQWPVTPITPYRKCYGIDPEEFSSFRDAADSAIFMAYLDDEPVGHLVVSTNWNGFAHIDELAVHAPARRHGVAKALLDVAQFWSRKKKLPGIMLETQNNNLGACRLYERCGYVVGGIDHLRYRGIDPNTAEVALFWYRLFDNPLEKPISSPASPRLVP
- a CDS encoding Orn/Lys/Arg decarboxylase N-terminal domain-containing protein, producing MYKDLKFPVLIVHRDIKADTVAGDRVRGIARELEQEGFSIVSAVDYTEGRLVASTHHGLACMLIAAEDASTHAHLLHNMAELIRLARVRAPELPIFALGEQVTLENAPADAMAELNQLRGILYLFEDTVPFLARQVARAARKYLDGLLPPFFKALVQHTADSNYSWHTPGHGGGVAYHKSPVGQAFHQFFGENTLRSDLSVSVPELGSLLDHTGPLAEAEARAARNFGADHTFFVINGTSTANKIVWHSMVARDDLVLVDRNCHKSVLHAIIMTGAIPLYLCPERNELGIIGPIPLSEFSRESIQAKIDASPLTQGREPKVKLAVVTNSTYDGLCYNAELIKQSLGNSVEVLHFDEAWFAYAAFHEFFAGRYGMGTSRSEDSPLVFTTHSTHKLLAAFSQASMIHVQDGGARQLDRDRFNEAFMMHISTSPQYSIIASLDVASAMMEGPAGRSLLQEMFDEALSFRRALANLRQHIAADDWWFSIWQPPSVEAIEQVAAEDWLLQPDADWHGFGGVTDDYVLLDPIKVTLVMPGLTAGGALSARGIPAAVVSKFLWERGLVVEKTGLYSFLVLFSMGITKGKWSTLLTELLEFKRSYDANVSLATCLPCVAQQNMARYQGMGLRDLCDQLHACYRSNATAKHLKRMYTVLPEVAMKPADAYDQLVRGEVEAVSIDALDGRIAAVMLVPYPPGIPLIMPGERFTESTRSIIDYLKFARAFDSSFPGFVADVHGLQHEDEGNGRHYTVDCIKE